A stretch of the Candidatus Bathyarchaeum sp. genome encodes the following:
- a CDS encoding glycosyltransferase, translating to MIAVDACIMVIIVVMVAYSIRHYRFSWNRMFSKQKRTYKDLNGAYTPSVSVLVPAHNEEKVLHSVVDRLIECDYPKENGKFEVIIINDRSEDRTGIIADTYAAKHSFIKVVHRSKNGGQGKPEALNVALPFASNEIVLFFDADYQPPKDCIKQLVAPFYDIEIGGVMGRVVPINSPQTALTRLMDIERSGGYQVDQQARYNLDLIPQFGGTVGGFKRDVLKAVGGWDPNMLTEDTDITYKVFLQGWKIAYVNLAECYEEVVDSWDKREKQLRRWAIGHNQCLFKHFFNTLKTPVLNMWQKIDGILLLGVYLVPVFVLAGWILGIVSYLFDAPWWSPFFLALLFFLSYNSIGNFAVFNEMGNSAFLDKRGRSIWLLPMVFFTFFANMIICSTAFVDAVLLEFENKRNKGNGIENAHYKKQLTNEKNNRRKRWEKTGRYGNGMSYYNNMKNNRTNGTNGQNGATNGKNHSEEKREEQEQ from the coding sequence ATGATAGCAGTTGACGCTTGTATTATGGTAATTATCGTGGTTATGGTCGCTTATTCCATCAGGCATTACAGGTTCTCATGGAACAGGATGTTCAGCAAACAAAAAAGAACATACAAAGACCTCAACGGAGCGTACACACCAAGCGTCTCAGTATTGGTTCCTGCACACAATGAAGAAAAAGTACTCCATTCCGTCGTAGACAGGCTCATTGAATGTGACTATCCTAAAGAAAACGGAAAATTTGAAGTTATCATTATCAATGATCGATCTGAAGATCGAACAGGAATAATTGCAGACACGTATGCGGCTAAACATTCTTTCATTAAGGTTGTGCATAGGAGCAAAAATGGTGGACAGGGAAAACCTGAAGCATTGAATGTTGCTTTGCCTTTTGCATCCAACGAGATAGTGCTATTCTTTGATGCTGATTATCAACCACCAAAAGATTGTATAAAACAGTTGGTTGCGCCATTCTATGATATTGAGATCGGCGGGGTGATGGGAAGAGTTGTACCAATAAACTCCCCTCAAACAGCCTTGACAAGATTGATGGACATTGAAAGGAGCGGGGGATATCAGGTTGATCAACAAGCTAGGTACAATTTAGATTTAATACCTCAGTTTGGTGGAACTGTCGGTGGATTCAAAAGAGACGTACTTAAGGCCGTCGGAGGATGGGACCCGAATATGCTCACTGAAGACACTGACATCACATACAAAGTGTTCCTGCAGGGATGGAAGATAGCCTACGTGAACTTGGCTGAATGTTACGAAGAGGTCGTGGATTCTTGGGACAAAAGAGAGAAACAGCTTAGGAGATGGGCTATTGGACATAACCAGTGTCTGTTCAAGCATTTCTTCAATACTTTAAAAACTCCTGTCCTAAACATGTGGCAGAAGATCGACGGAATACTCCTATTAGGAGTTTACTTAGTTCCAGTGTTTGTGCTGGCTGGCTGGATTCTTGGAATCGTCAGCTACCTATTTGATGCACCTTGGTGGAGTCCTTTCTTCTTAGCGCTACTTTTCTTTTTATCATACAACAGTATAGGAAACTTTGCAGTTTTCAATGAAATGGGTAACAGTGCATTTCTTGACAAAAGGGGACGTAGTATCTGGCTGTTACCCATGGTGTTCTTCACATTCTTTGCCAATATGATTATTTGTAGTACAGCATTTGTCGATGCAGTTCTTTTGGAATTTGAAAATAAAAGGAACAAAGGAAACGGAATAGAGAATGCTCACTATAAGAAACAACTCACCAATGAGAAAAACAATCGAAGAAAGCGCTGGGAAAAAACAGGACGATACGGTAATGGAATGAGTTACTACAATAACATGAAAAACAATCGAACCAACGGAACAAATGGCCAGAATGGAGCGACAAACGGCAAGAATCACAGTGAAGAAAAAAGAGAGGAGCAAGAACAATGA
- a CDS encoding exosortase/archaeosortase family protein has translation MYYQRAGPTFEIPVQFTAPDPLVTIALIAIIGLASVVIYRSKRVMLPIKSICIVLATLVVATLVYVVFASPLPAHRLSWVTVDWRCSGVVVLVLISLIFTPFLFTVKGPLWIKLFWLGSTLVFSVVWNIVRLSLTIASLYYFGDVAFLLLHYLAGVFVDFIYIVTFYSLALSHLAKHEVSVTGW, from the coding sequence TTGTATTACCAGCGTGCTGGACCGACTTTTGAGATCCCTGTTCAATTTACTGCACCTGACCCACTTGTTACCATTGCTTTGATCGCCATAATTGGGTTGGCCTCAGTCGTTATTTATCGCTCAAAACGAGTGATGCTGCCCATTAAATCGATCTGTATTGTACTTGCAACACTAGTAGTAGCAACCCTTGTGTACGTCGTGTTCGCGTCACCTCTTCCAGCACATCGCTTGAGTTGGGTTACCGTTGACTGGCGGTGTTCAGGGGTTGTAGTTTTAGTGTTGATTTCACTCATTTTTACGCCATTCCTCTTCACTGTTAAAGGGCCTCTATGGATTAAGCTGTTCTGGCTCGGATCAACACTAGTATTCTCAGTAGTTTGGAATATAGTTAGACTCTCACTGACAATAGCAAGCCTGTATTATTTTGGCGATGTCGCCTTCCTATTACTGCATTATCTAGCAGGCGTTTTTGTCGACTTCATATACATTGTTACATTTTATTCCCTCGCATTGAGCCACCTAGCAAAACATGAGGTAAGCGTAACGGGGTGGTGA